A single genomic interval of Pogoniulus pusillus isolate bPogPus1 chromosome 24, bPogPus1.pri, whole genome shotgun sequence harbors:
- the SIGIRR gene encoding single Ig IL-1-related receptor isoform X2, whose amino-acid sequence MHLAGWVGCFPPPFLSLSPPPPPFLFPSPKAGVGRVVWSRAGGRWLAGSLQPGHQEAPQPSPPCHNCSWTLSPGRHRAAGGPPARGGLQCCQQLPHQSPEHAMADLCSVPPRILIPATNETLDLALGSQVELNCTVHWAAAERCQPVPAWTKDGQWLGNASSQDTTWLAPNASERLLSSILQLNLTHDADFGVFACWVSNATATFTLRRAEVAGHVPAVLAALLVLALLMLLAGLYVRCRLSVLLWYRNHYGELEINDGKLYDAYVSHAASPNDRKFVNFIVKPQLENRYGYKLFLDEQTILPNSEPSADLIMNVSRCRRLIVVLSVAYLEQDWCNSSFREGLWRLLELSKKPIFIVFESQYREITHPAISLLKQHRSMVTLLVWRAGSMTPSSDFWKELCLALPRKVSFQGTMSDPQTQLQEDKDPMLILHSSYLDSGGDLHPDGDLGLRGGIFRSAPPPRISGPRAPMASAAGAAEDTQLRDGQRLEIDVSDLGSRNYGARTDFYCLVTEDDI is encoded by the exons ATGCACCTGGCAGGATGGGTGGGttgctttccccctccttttttatctctctctccccctcctcccccctttctttttccctccccaaAAGCCggagttg GTCGAGTCGTCTGGAGCCGCGCAGGAGGGAGGTGGCTGGCAGGaagcctgcagccagggcaccAGGAAGCTCCACAG CCCAGCCCgccctgccacaactgcagCTGGACTTTGTCCCCCGGAAGACACCGAGCCGCTGGGGGCCCTCCTGCCAGGGgtggcctgcagtgctgccagcagctcccccaccaGTCGCCGGAGCACGCCATGGCAG ATCTTTGCAGTGTGCCCCCCAGAATCCTTATCCCAGCCACCAACGAGACGCTGGATCTGGCACTGGGGAGCCAGGTAGAGCTGAACTGCACTGTGCACTGGGCAGCTGCCGAGCgctgccagcctgtcccagcaTGGACCAAAGATGGGCAGTGGCTGGGCAATGCGAGCAGCCAGGACACTACCTG gctggcaccaaatgcctcggAGCGTCtcctcagcagcatcctgcagctcAACCTCACGCACGATGCCGACTTTGGGGTGTTCGCCTGCTGGGTCAGCAATGCCACGGCCACCTTCACCCTGCGGCGAGCGG AAGTGGCAGGGCACGTGCCCgcagtgctggcagccctgctggTCCTGGCACTCCTGATGCTTCTGGCTGGGCTCTATGTCAGATGCCGCCTGAGCGTGCTCCTCTGGTACCGAAACCACTACGGCGAGCTGGAGATCAATG ATGGGAAGCTGTACGACGCCTACGTCTCCCACGCCGCCAGCCCCAACGACAGAAAGTTTGTCAACTTCATTGTGAAGCCACAGCTGGAGAACCGCTATGGCTACAAGCTCTTCCTGGATGAGCAAACCATCCTGCCCAACTCAG agccatcAGCTGACCTCATCATGAACGTGAGCCGGTGCCGGCGTCTTATCGTGGTGCTCTCCGTTGCGTACCTGGAGCAAGACTGGTGCAACAGCAGCTTCAG GGAAGGgctctggaggctgctggagctttcCAAGAAACCTATCTTCATCGTCTTCGAGAGCCAGTACCGAGAGATCACCCACCCTGCCATCAGCCTGCTGAAGCAGCACCGGAGCATGGTGACCTTGCTGGTGTGGAGAGCTGGCTCCATG ACCCCATCATCGGACTTCTGGAAAGAGCTGTGCCTGGCCTTGCCTCGCAAGGTGTCCTTCCAGGGGACCATGAGTGACCCacagacccagctgcaggaggacaagGACCCAATGCTGATACTGCACAGCAGCTACCTCGACAGTGGAGGAGACCTCCACCCCGATGGGGACCTCG gCCTCCGTGGGGGCATCTTCAGAAGCGCCCCACCTCCTCGCATCAGTGGCCCCAGAGCTCCCATGGCGTCGGCTGCAGGCGCAGCAGAGGACACGCAGCTGAGGGACGGCCAGAGACTGGAGATCGATGTCTCCGACCTGGGATCGCGCAACTACGGTGCCCGCACGGACTTCTACTGCCTGGTGACAGAGGATGACATCTGA
- the SIGIRR gene encoding single Ig IL-1-related receptor isoform X3 → MADLCSVPPRILIPATNETLDLALGSQVELNCTVHWAAAERCQPVPAWTKDGQWLGNASSQDTTWLAPNASERLLSSILQLNLTHDADFGVFACWVSNATATFTLRRAEVAGHVPAVLAALLVLALLMLLAGLYVRCRLSVLLWYRNHYGELEINDGKLYDAYVSHAASPNDRKFVNFIVKPQLENRYGYKLFLDEQTILPNSEPSADLIMNVSRCRRLIVVLSVAYLEQDWCNSSFREGLWRLLELSKKPIFIVFESQYREITHPAISLLKQHRSMVTLLVWRAGSMTPSSDFWKELCLALPRKVSFQGTMSDPQTQLQEDKDPMLILHSSYLDSGGDLHPDGDLGTGLRGGIFRSAPPPRISGPRAPMASAAGAAEDTQLRDGQRLEIDVSDLGSRNYGARTDFYCLVTEDDI, encoded by the exons ATGGCAG ATCTTTGCAGTGTGCCCCCCAGAATCCTTATCCCAGCCACCAACGAGACGCTGGATCTGGCACTGGGGAGCCAGGTAGAGCTGAACTGCACTGTGCACTGGGCAGCTGCCGAGCgctgccagcctgtcccagcaTGGACCAAAGATGGGCAGTGGCTGGGCAATGCGAGCAGCCAGGACACTACCTG gctggcaccaaatgcctcggAGCGTCtcctcagcagcatcctgcagctcAACCTCACGCACGATGCCGACTTTGGGGTGTTCGCCTGCTGGGTCAGCAATGCCACGGCCACCTTCACCCTGCGGCGAGCGG AAGTGGCAGGGCACGTGCCCgcagtgctggcagccctgctggTCCTGGCACTCCTGATGCTTCTGGCTGGGCTCTATGTCAGATGCCGCCTGAGCGTGCTCCTCTGGTACCGAAACCACTACGGCGAGCTGGAGATCAATG ATGGGAAGCTGTACGACGCCTACGTCTCCCACGCCGCCAGCCCCAACGACAGAAAGTTTGTCAACTTCATTGTGAAGCCACAGCTGGAGAACCGCTATGGCTACAAGCTCTTCCTGGATGAGCAAACCATCCTGCCCAACTCAG agccatcAGCTGACCTCATCATGAACGTGAGCCGGTGCCGGCGTCTTATCGTGGTGCTCTCCGTTGCGTACCTGGAGCAAGACTGGTGCAACAGCAGCTTCAG GGAAGGgctctggaggctgctggagctttcCAAGAAACCTATCTTCATCGTCTTCGAGAGCCAGTACCGAGAGATCACCCACCCTGCCATCAGCCTGCTGAAGCAGCACCGGAGCATGGTGACCTTGCTGGTGTGGAGAGCTGGCTCCATG ACCCCATCATCGGACTTCTGGAAAGAGCTGTGCCTGGCCTTGCCTCGCAAGGTGTCCTTCCAGGGGACCATGAGTGACCCacagacccagctgcaggaggacaagGACCCAATGCTGATACTGCACAGCAGCTACCTCGACAGTGGAGGAGACCTCCACCCCGATGGGGACCTCGGTACAG gCCTCCGTGGGGGCATCTTCAGAAGCGCCCCACCTCCTCGCATCAGTGGCCCCAGAGCTCCCATGGCGTCGGCTGCAGGCGCAGCAGAGGACACGCAGCTGAGGGACGGCCAGAGACTGGAGATCGATGTCTCCGACCTGGGATCGCGCAACTACGGTGCCCGCACGGACTTCTACTGCCTGGTGACAGAGGATGACATCTGA
- the SIGIRR gene encoding single Ig IL-1-related receptor isoform X1, giving the protein MHLAGWVGCFPPPFLSLSPPPPPFLFPSPKAGVGRVVWSRAGGRWLAGSLQPGHQEAPQPSPPCHNCSWTLSPGRHRAAGGPPARGGLQCCQQLPHQSPEHAMADLCSVPPRILIPATNETLDLALGSQVELNCTVHWAAAERCQPVPAWTKDGQWLGNASSQDTTWLAPNASERLLSSILQLNLTHDADFGVFACWVSNATATFTLRRAEVAGHVPAVLAALLVLALLMLLAGLYVRCRLSVLLWYRNHYGELEINDGKLYDAYVSHAASPNDRKFVNFIVKPQLENRYGYKLFLDEQTILPNSEPSADLIMNVSRCRRLIVVLSVAYLEQDWCNSSFREGLWRLLELSKKPIFIVFESQYREITHPAISLLKQHRSMVTLLVWRAGSMTPSSDFWKELCLALPRKVSFQGTMSDPQTQLQEDKDPMLILHSSYLDSGGDLHPDGDLGTGLRGGIFRSAPPPRISGPRAPMASAAGAAEDTQLRDGQRLEIDVSDLGSRNYGARTDFYCLVTEDDI; this is encoded by the exons ATGCACCTGGCAGGATGGGTGGGttgctttccccctccttttttatctctctctccccctcctcccccctttctttttccctccccaaAAGCCggagttg GTCGAGTCGTCTGGAGCCGCGCAGGAGGGAGGTGGCTGGCAGGaagcctgcagccagggcaccAGGAAGCTCCACAG CCCAGCCCgccctgccacaactgcagCTGGACTTTGTCCCCCGGAAGACACCGAGCCGCTGGGGGCCCTCCTGCCAGGGgtggcctgcagtgctgccagcagctcccccaccaGTCGCCGGAGCACGCCATGGCAG ATCTTTGCAGTGTGCCCCCCAGAATCCTTATCCCAGCCACCAACGAGACGCTGGATCTGGCACTGGGGAGCCAGGTAGAGCTGAACTGCACTGTGCACTGGGCAGCTGCCGAGCgctgccagcctgtcccagcaTGGACCAAAGATGGGCAGTGGCTGGGCAATGCGAGCAGCCAGGACACTACCTG gctggcaccaaatgcctcggAGCGTCtcctcagcagcatcctgcagctcAACCTCACGCACGATGCCGACTTTGGGGTGTTCGCCTGCTGGGTCAGCAATGCCACGGCCACCTTCACCCTGCGGCGAGCGG AAGTGGCAGGGCACGTGCCCgcagtgctggcagccctgctggTCCTGGCACTCCTGATGCTTCTGGCTGGGCTCTATGTCAGATGCCGCCTGAGCGTGCTCCTCTGGTACCGAAACCACTACGGCGAGCTGGAGATCAATG ATGGGAAGCTGTACGACGCCTACGTCTCCCACGCCGCCAGCCCCAACGACAGAAAGTTTGTCAACTTCATTGTGAAGCCACAGCTGGAGAACCGCTATGGCTACAAGCTCTTCCTGGATGAGCAAACCATCCTGCCCAACTCAG agccatcAGCTGACCTCATCATGAACGTGAGCCGGTGCCGGCGTCTTATCGTGGTGCTCTCCGTTGCGTACCTGGAGCAAGACTGGTGCAACAGCAGCTTCAG GGAAGGgctctggaggctgctggagctttcCAAGAAACCTATCTTCATCGTCTTCGAGAGCCAGTACCGAGAGATCACCCACCCTGCCATCAGCCTGCTGAAGCAGCACCGGAGCATGGTGACCTTGCTGGTGTGGAGAGCTGGCTCCATG ACCCCATCATCGGACTTCTGGAAAGAGCTGTGCCTGGCCTTGCCTCGCAAGGTGTCCTTCCAGGGGACCATGAGTGACCCacagacccagctgcaggaggacaagGACCCAATGCTGATACTGCACAGCAGCTACCTCGACAGTGGAGGAGACCTCCACCCCGATGGGGACCTCGGTACAG gCCTCCGTGGGGGCATCTTCAGAAGCGCCCCACCTCCTCGCATCAGTGGCCCCAGAGCTCCCATGGCGTCGGCTGCAGGCGCAGCAGAGGACACGCAGCTGAGGGACGGCCAGAGACTGGAGATCGATGTCTCCGACCTGGGATCGCGCAACTACGGTGCCCGCACGGACTTCTACTGCCTGGTGACAGAGGATGACATCTGA